The Musa acuminata AAA Group cultivar baxijiao chromosome BXJ2-2, Cavendish_Baxijiao_AAA, whole genome shotgun sequence genome has a segment encoding these proteins:
- the LOC135606288 gene encoding lipid phosphate phosphatase 2-like isoform X2 produces MADIQLGAHTVQSHGVKVIGIILPFVIFLAIYFRRRDVYDLHHAILGLLYSVLITGVITDAIKDAVGRPRPDFFWRCFPDGKEVYDNVTTNVICNGENNVIKEGHKSFPSGHSSWSFAGLGFLSWYLAGKIQAFDRRGHIAKLCIVLFPLLCASLVAISRVDDYWHHWQDVFAGGSLGLIVASFCYLQFFPPPHDTNGWGPHAYFQTLADTQSNTRMTHAANPLSIRSLEAEAGYIYTRQQV; encoded by the exons ATGGCGGATATACAGTTGGGTGCTCACACGGTGCAATCTCATGGGGTGAAG GTGATTGGGATTATCTTGCCTTTTGTAATCTTTCTTGCAATTTACTTCAGAAGAAGGGATGTATACGATTTGCATCATGCGATCCTGG GTCTCCTGTACTCTGTGCTCATTACTGGGGTGATAACAGATGCCATTAAGGATGCAGTAGGCCGACCTCGACCTGACTTCTTTTGGCGCTGTTTTCCTGATGGAAAAGAG GTTTATGACAATGTCACAACAAATGTTATATGCAATGGAGAAAACAATGTTATAAAGGAAGGACACAAAAGTTTTCCTAGTGGCCACTCCTCAT GGTCTTTTGCAGGACTAGGATTTCTTTCATGGTACCTTGCAGGGAAAATCCAAGCTTTTGATAGAAGGGGCCACATTGCAAAACTCTGCATTGTATTATTTCCCCTACTTTGTGCATCTCTTGTGGCGATTTCTCGAGTGGATGACTATTGGCATCATTGGCAAGATGTGTTTGCTGGTGGTTCTTTAG GACTGATAGTTGCTTCGTTTTGTTATCTGCAGTTCTTCCCACCACCACATGATACAAATG GTTGGGGCCCGCATGCATATTTCCAAACGTTGGCAGATACACAGAGTAATACTCGGATGACTCATGCTGCAAATCCTCTCAGTATTAGGTCATTGGAGGCCGAAGCTGGTTACATCTATACCCGACAACAAGTTTAG
- the LOC135606288 gene encoding lipid phosphate phosphatase 2-like isoform X1 has translation MADIQLGAHTVQSHGVKVARFHMHDWIILLLLVVIEVILNVIEPFHRFVGRDMMTDLKYPLKSNTVPFWAVPVIGIILPFVIFLAIYFRRRDVYDLHHAILGLLYSVLITGVITDAIKDAVGRPRPDFFWRCFPDGKEVYDNVTTNVICNGENNVIKEGHKSFPSGHSSWSFAGLGFLSWYLAGKIQAFDRRGHIAKLCIVLFPLLCASLVAISRVDDYWHHWQDVFAGGSLGLIVASFCYLQFFPPPHDTNGWGPHAYFQTLADTQSNTRMTHAANPLSIRSLEAEAGYIYTRQQV, from the exons ATGGCGGATATACAGTTGGGTGCTCACACGGTGCAATCTCATGGGGTGAAGGTTGCAAGATTCCACATGCATGACTGGATAATACTACTACTTCTTGTTGTAATAGAAGTCATATTGAATGTTATAGAACCATTTCATCGTTTTGTGGGGAGAGACATGATGACTGATCTGAAATACCCACTGAAAAGTAACACGGTGCCATTTTGGGCTGTTCCA GTGATTGGGATTATCTTGCCTTTTGTAATCTTTCTTGCAATTTACTTCAGAAGAAGGGATGTATACGATTTGCATCATGCGATCCTGG GTCTCCTGTACTCTGTGCTCATTACTGGGGTGATAACAGATGCCATTAAGGATGCAGTAGGCCGACCTCGACCTGACTTCTTTTGGCGCTGTTTTCCTGATGGAAAAGAG GTTTATGACAATGTCACAACAAATGTTATATGCAATGGAGAAAACAATGTTATAAAGGAAGGACACAAAAGTTTTCCTAGTGGCCACTCCTCAT GGTCTTTTGCAGGACTAGGATTTCTTTCATGGTACCTTGCAGGGAAAATCCAAGCTTTTGATAGAAGGGGCCACATTGCAAAACTCTGCATTGTATTATTTCCCCTACTTTGTGCATCTCTTGTGGCGATTTCTCGAGTGGATGACTATTGGCATCATTGGCAAGATGTGTTTGCTGGTGGTTCTTTAG GACTGATAGTTGCTTCGTTTTGTTATCTGCAGTTCTTCCCACCACCACATGATACAAATG GTTGGGGCCCGCATGCATATTTCCAAACGTTGGCAGATACACAGAGTAATACTCGGATGACTCATGCTGCAAATCCTCTCAGTATTAGGTCATTGGAGGCCGAAGCTGGTTACATCTATACCCGACAACAAGTTTAG